A single region of the Nitrospirota bacterium genome encodes:
- the rpmG gene encoding 50S ribosomal protein L33, giving the protein MRDIILLTCTSCKRQNYSTTKNKKNTPDKLEIKKYCRHCRRHTTHKETKA; this is encoded by the coding sequence AGGGACATAATATTATTGACATGTACATCGTGTAAAAGACAGAATTATTCTACAACTAAGAACAAAAAAAATACTCCAGATAAACTTGAGATAAAGAAATACTGTCGGCATTGCAGGAGACATACTACGCATAAGGAGACAAAAGCATAG